aataaagaaattgagcTTTCATCATAGCTAGACTTATAACCTTTTGTATACATTTGCATGATCTGATTTTCTTAGATGTTTTGTTAATGATATAAAGGCACTTTCTTTACTTCTGTTTCTTTACAATTACAATTAAATTAAAATCTTTTGGGGggagaaagaaaacaaaagaattTGTCCCCATTTAAGAGCTATTGGGATTTGTCTTTTTGGTTAACAAGGGTGGACATATTTTGTGTTGGCCACTGTTATCTTAAGTTGCCTACAATTTACATTATAGATTCTGTTTCCTAAGTATGATGCCTCTATGATCCAACAGTCACCAAGGGTGATGACAGAAATTTGGGGCTATTTCTATAAGACTTGTTGTGGATTTTGAGTTTTCGATGTTAAGTTAGAGTATATTATTGTTTGATGAAGTAACTGATTTCAAATAAAAagcatcaagaagatgcaaCAATTACAAGATGTGGGCATTAAGTTTGAGTATATTATATGTTTATTTCTTAATCTATTGAAGTTGTTAATTGCTGATTGAACCTTCTTGAGATATCACAGACACAGTTTGCTCTTGATATACATTCTGCTCTTTTTTTCTGCCATTTTTCCTTTTAGCAGCattaatttttccttcttttccttGGCtgggaaaatgaaaataattctatgtactttttaaaaaagggCTGAACTTCGCTGacgtttttttttcttagaaaGATCATCTCCTTTCAGCATTCATTTAACAATTTCCTACTTCCATGTTAATAAAATAGGCTCAAGTATTAGTCTGACACTTGACTATCTCAGAAGTTTTTACCTATGTGCACTGAAACATACTGTGTTCTTTTGCTTGCAGTGGTTTCTCATTGTTGCGTAACCCGCACTACAATAAAGGCCTTTCTTTcagtgagagagagagagacaccCACTATTTGCGTGGTCTTCTTCCTCCTGTCGTAATTAGTCATGACCTTCAGGTTGTATATTCTGCATTTTACAGATGCTACAGTTTCTGTGTGTCTCTTTTTCTGATCAGATGAAAGCTCAATTTTTGACAACATTGTTGTGCTCTCCATTGTCACAGGTCAAGAAAATGATGAACAGCATCCGTAAATATGATGTACCGCTTCAAAGATACATGGCCATGATGGATCTTCAGGTAGTAAACAAAATGATTTTAAGGTTCTAAATACTTTCTGCAATGAAGGTTGCTTTTTGGATTAGCTCCTTTATGTTATACTAAATTGAGCAGAACACAGATGATTAGGGTATAATAATCTTTCAAGTGTGGTGACATGGGAAATGTAAAACCATTTGTTTGTTCAGCTCAAGTCCAGAAGTCCTTCTGCACGTGTATGCCCACCTTTAGTGGCTTCATAATACTCTTGTTTATTGTTGTATGAATTGTGGTGCAGGAGATGAATGAACGGCTATTCTACAAGCTTCTTATTGACAATGTTGAGGAGCTGCTTCCTATAGTTTACACTCCAACTGTAGGTGAAGCATGCCAGAAATATGGTACCATCTTCAGGCGTCCTCAAGGTCTTTTTATCAGCTTGAAAGAAAAGTAAGCATTTGAAATTCATTAGATAGTTTTCTCAAATTAAAGGCCTGACCTTTCTTGTTTCTTGTTAAAACTAATATGTGCTAGCTTTTTGCAGAGGCAAAATTCACGAGGTATTAAAAAATTGGCCTGAGAAGAAAATTCAAGTTATTGTTGTTACTGATGGAGAACGAATTCTGGGCCTTGGGGACCTTGGTTGCCAGGTATATTGTGTATTGGTTTTGTTGAAATTCCTAAAGTCTTTTTCCAGGACAAATAAATCCTCCATCAGTTTAACTAATGGTTCCAGTTCTTTTTTGGACCTATATACATCTTTTAGCATGATGAATTGCTTTGTCGTTGTTTACATATTATGACAATCATTACATTTTACCAGGGAATGGGGATACCAGTGGGCAAGCTCTCTTTATACACTGCTCTGGGAGGCATTCGCCCGTCAGCTGTAAGTTTATGCAGGACGGATGTAACAGTAGTTGGAATTTAGATGATGCCTTTATTCCACAAATACTACTGTATCTATATGGTGTTCtggtatttcactttatcaCTTTATCCACTAACACCTTGTCATAGACTCATATTATGTGATTCGTTGTTTAAGGTTGGGAATTCCTTCTGATTGATGTTTGTCAAATGAAgctgtattttgggaataaatGTTTTTTAACTTTACAGTCTGAGCGATATCTGACAGTTTCCCGGTCGTCACTTCTCCTAGTTTCCTGTAATAGCACTCTGCTGTATATTCTCTGAGCACACTGTGCTAAAATGTTATATATTTCCTATCTTCCAATTTGTGTGGCGCTATTACTACTTGGAGAGTCGAACATCTGTTTCCTTGACAATGATTTTCACacaagaggtaggggtaggccgaagaaatattggggagaggtgattagacaggacatggcgcaattacaacttaccgaggacatgaccttagataggagggtgtggaggacccacattagggtagaaggctagttcatagtctcgttattcttccttccttattagtagacgtattaacgcactataatTCCCTGTGGTCTGAtgtctattattatttattactttcattactttctgtactttgactGCTCTATCTTATCTGGGTTGCTTTCGTTACTTGCTTTTTTATATCGCTGTGAACTTCTCAttcttatctgacttctttttttgattttactgagctgagggtctttcggaaacagccgtcctaccttggtaggagtcaggtctgcgtacactttaccctccccagaccccacgttgtgggatttcactgggtcgttgttgttgttgtttaatgTTTGTCGAGTCTCAAAAAATGTAAGGACCTCGTACTCCAACTTCACTGTTCATTGGAACGGTGGGAGTACTAGGTTTATCATTCATAATCTTATCCGCTTGCTCTTTGCTTTGTCTGCCTATCAGATGAAAGCCTGATTATCCTACTCCAACTTTACCGTTCATTGGGACAGTGGGAGTACTAGGTGTATCAGTCATATAATCTTATATGCTTGCTCTTTGCTTTGTCTTTCTATCAGATGAAAGCCTGATTATCCTCTTTCTTTTCAGTGTTTGCCCGTTACCATTGATGTTGGTACAAACAATGAGAATTTGTTGAACGATGAATTCTACATTGGACTCAGGCAAAGAAGAGCTACAGGACAGGTTCACAAACTTTCTATCTGATCATGCTTACTTTACCTTGTATTTATAGAAGATGTAATATTTCTTTAATGTTCTTTGTTTGATCCTCTTTGCCATTCTCAGGAATATGCTGAACTTTTAGATGAATTTATGTATGCTGTCAAGCAGAATTATGGGGAGAAAGTGCTCATTCAGGTAGATATTTTCTGGCAAAATTGCAGATAAGTGCACTTATACATTTTACTTGATAATCTGATAATCTGACTTTGTTTATCCACATCTCTAGTTTGAAGACTTTGCAAATCATAATGCATTTGACCTCCTTGCAAAGTATGGAACTAGCCACCTTGTTTTCAATGATGACATACAGGTAAGTCATGGACTCATCAATTTgttattgttttcttttcaCGGGTGCTGGGAGTAGGAAGCGGTTTTCTGTTTTGTTACACACATTCTGTAGCAAACATATTATCTTGGTTTTGTTCCAGGGGACAGCATCCGTGGTCCTTGCTGGGTTGATGGCAGCATTGAATTTGGTTGGAGGAACATTGGCTGAACATACATTCTTATTCCTTGGAGCAGGGGAGGTATATCTATCACTTATACTGCAGACTTTATCTTCTTCGTGCACTTTGAACTGTGACCTTTCTTTTGCCACTATTTCCTAGAAATAACATTGCTTACTGGAAAACTTAAAATTTGATTGTCACAAAGTATCATGTCCTGTAAGACCAAAATGGGATTTTGTTTAAAGTTGCTCTGTGTGTTCCTTGCTCTAAGATTTTAGCAATTATTCAAGAGCTGCTTGTATTGCTTCTGATTTGATCACCCTTTCTGCCTCAACATTTGATCATTTTGTGTCCCATTCACCTTGTTATTAATGCAGGCTGGCACAGGTATAGCTGAACTCATAGCTCTTGAGATGTCAAAGCAGGTTCGGACTTACATAAAACAAttcatctttttttaattaGCTCTTTCCATTCTAGTTTCAAGTACGTCTAAAATGACGATATTATACAAGTCTTTATACTTTACTCTTTCTTGTGCAGACTGGAATCCCTCTAGAAGAGACTCGCAAGAAAATTTGGATGGTGGATTCTAAGGTATTATAATTTCCTTTAtcagatattttatttattttcatcatttccCACAGCTTGTATGCTATTGAAGCTTCATATGTCATTTTCTTTCTAGGGGCTGATTGTTAAATCTCGCATGGAGATGCTTCAACATTTTAAGAGGCCTTGGGCACATGACCACGAACCAGTAAAAGAACTGGTGAATGCTGTGAAGGTGGTACCCTATTTTTTCCTCCTCTACCCCTAAatcccccccctcccccccgcCTCCACCCTCTCCCCCTCTCACAATTCTCGTTTTGTGCCAGTCAATTAAGCCTACAGTCTTGATTGGGTCTTCTGGAGCTGGGAGAACATTTACTAAAGAAGTTGTACAAGCTATGGCAACCTTCAATGAGGTAAGATAATGAAGCCCTACTTGGATAGGAAAAGCTACTTTTTGTAGTCCAACCAGTTCGTGTAGTTAACATGTGACACAATAAACTGATGGTTTCTTATTCCTTCAATTTTATGTCTTGCAGAAACCAATTATTTTTGCCCTCTCCAATCCAACATCACAGTCTGAATGTACTGCTGAGGAGGCTTATACCTGGAGTGAGGTAGGATAATGTTACTTTTCATGTTTGAAGTTGGTCTCTTACACATTTGGTATTTCTCTCCCAGGTCCATATGCTTTGTTATGATTTTCTAAGCTGTGTAATTTTCTTATCATGCCTCCTTCAGGGGCGAGCCATTTTTGCTAGTGGGAGTCCATTTGCTCCAGTTGAGTACAAGGGGAAGGTCTATGCGTCTGGCCAGGTCAGAGATTTCAAAACCTTAGCTATTTTCCATTAtcaccattttttttctttttgaaaatctCTTTACGTTATTAGTACCTATGCAAGATCCATACTGaacttctctcttttctttgtctAGGCAAATAATGCATATATCTTCCCTGGGTTTGGTCTAGGACTGATAATATCTGGTGCAATTCGCGTCCACGATGACATGCTCCTGGTAGCCTGTAAGTTGTGGAAATTGTTGTTGTTCAATAGTATCAATTCCCCTCcctttttatgaaaataatacgTAAATGAGGGAAGAGAACAataggaaaaaaaggaaaatactgACCACCTTTCATACAATCAttgttcttttgtttttttaagaGGGGTGGAATGGCAAGTTGTCCTTCTGACATGCATCCATGcgtatattttgaaattttctggatgaaaattctatgcCATATGTCACTGATATAATTTACCATAATCAGCATCTTTCCAGCCTTTCTCCTATGGTAATGGTAAAATATTTGACAGCCATTACTTGTTAAAAGAAAGGAATTTGACAGCCATTACTTATTAAAATAAAGGAATTTGACAGCCAATGTATGTTCTGTGCACTCTTCATTTTAGCCACTGCATCTGTATCGACATGGGGTACTGGTAAGGGTGTGGGATTTGTTCCAGGTGTGGTCAATCGAGATCTGGTACTTTGACCACAACCCATGACAAAATTTGAAGGAAAAATGGGCAATGAAAGATCTAATTCTAGCTGCTGCCTGCTAATTGCCTACAACTTGAGAAATTGTAAAAATGAAAGATTGAATTATTGGCTACATCccacaacattttaggggtttcTTTatagatcttttttttttagaattttgaattatttaatCCCCCCCACCCCCCCCCGGTATCTGTACACCCGGATTTTAAAATGTAGATTATGAAGGATCAGACCTCTAGACTAGATGCACAGCCAGATTGGATACCTGCACCCGAGTCTGAGCAACATAGCAGCCAATAGCACCCAAGGGTATAGCCTAGAGGTCAATGAAGTAGGTGCAAACTTTGAGATTAATGTTCAGCCAGCAAAGACAGAGATTTTATCCATGGATTTGCAAAAATAGGTCCACCTTTGCTGTTTGATTCTATGAAAATTGCTCATCTGTCTAGGTCTCTGGGATTTACATGGTTTCCTTGAGCTAGCTGTTAGTTGCGACCCTCTGCTTTTTAGTTCATACTTTTGAGTAGGTGAATAATATTCTAAACACTGTGAAGGAAGATTTTGCAATCAAATTTACATGGTCATAGTTGGCTAGCTGTCCAGAACATGCTTTCTATGAAGTCAAACATGGACCACATAATCAAACAAGACACCTCTAACAAGCTTcatttattcttgagtttggaGGGACAGACCACAACAAGCTTTCAGATGTTATGAAGCGTTTTATTTCAATAGAATTTCTCACTTCCGAGTTTGGTGCACTGATAAAAACAGTTTTTACACTTTTATTAAGTAGATTCATTTCCTTTATAATATTGCAGTTCTTTCTAgctatgttttatattttgCAAACAACTTTTTCACCACCGTCTCAGATGCCCAAACAAAACAATTTAAGAGAGAATTCATTGTCATCTTCACTTGTGGAagcttacttttctttttattttttttctgcTTCATAATGTCTTACTTTTATCTCCAATTTTGTCCTTTTAAACAGCGGAAGCTTTAGCAGAGCAAGTTTCTCAAGAGAACTTCGAAAAGGGACTCATATACCCCCCATTTTCCAACATTAGAAAGATTTCAGCGCATATTGCTGCCAAAGTGGCAGCTAAAGCATATGAATTAGGTATGTTTGTCATTAGAAGATTCACATGCCTAACAcatatttgttgaactttgtCCCTTTTTTTGCTTAATAGGTTTGGCCACTCGTCTACCGGAGCCCAAGGACCTAGTCGCATATGCAGAGAGCTGCATGTACAGCCCTGCTTACCGCAGCTATCGCTGAGTCAGAGAAGATATTTGTTGCTTCAAAATtagtcatttgttccttaatgTTTTAGTTAGTTTTTGACGGCTATCTCTTTTTTGTTCTATTGCTCTCAATTTCTGTACGATCTTGCTAGTAATATACAGGCGACTGAAAAAAAAATACGGTAGCTTGCAGATATGGTGTATTCgtgatttatttcattatgttAGAGGTAAGTATAGGGAACTCTGCAGCGTAAGATCTTAGTGAGCCTCATTAATTTTGTTAGTTGTGAACGTTACTGTCTCGGGGTGATTATATAAAATGTTAAAAGCCTTGTATCATCTGTTGGTTGTGTATCACTGTTACGTTCCTCTCATCGAGCTATTTGTGAGTTTCTTTACTACTTGTCGTTCATGTGCTTGTTATTGCATTGGATTGGTATATTTACTTCAGGTTTTTATCTGCTGATTGATTCTTGCCTTTAGTTGTATAACTCCCCGCTTGTTGTAATGTAAACCCTTGACTAGTTTTGTTTATTTGCTTTAGTGGCTCTGGTGGTAGATGGTAGATTAGGGTCATATTCTTGGGCAGGGTCGGGGTGAGGGGTGAGAGGTAGGGGTTGTAAGGGGCTTATGAGAGTTGCAAGGctaagagtaggttcttggaatatAGGGCTGTTAACGGGGAAGTCCATTGAGTTAGTGAAATTTCTCAAAAAGAGGAGGACTAATATAGCTTGTGTTAAGGAAATCAAATCGGTAGGAACTAAGGTTCGGCATGTGGATGGGTTCAAGTCGTGGTACTTGGGATCTGAGGGAGTGAATGATAGAGGTTAGGCAGATCAACAATAGGATAAGAACAATCAAATTAGTCTTTGGAGGGTTCACTTGGAGCATTAATAGCGGTTATGCACTGCAAGCAAGCTTGGACGAGGAGGACCAAAAGCTCTTTTGAGAGGATTTGGATGAGATGGTGAAAGGTATACCACACATGGAGAAGCTTTTTGTAGTATGAGTTTTTAATGGACACATGGAGTCAAAGGTTATGGTGATGTGCATAGAGGTTTGGATAATATTCACAACATTTACCACttgttatttttataataatataattttttcattaagGAACTACATTATACAaatatagtttttttatttatgaatatattatacgttgaaattatttgactaattcttatatttgtttatattttaatttctcttaaaatgttgACTCCGTTGTTGAATTAcgtatttttaattaaatagtctTTGTCACATGAAAATTTGTGTTTTATGTATCAATTAAAATGAAgataactttaatattttacaatAGAAGAATGATATGTGCTTAAATTAGGTGACATAAACATTAAAATCGCTTTTACTTCTATAAACTTATGAAGAAAACTTTATTTCAAACTAAATAAgatggaagttttatttttataaacacaatgcataatcatgaataatgagaatgcacacacaaaaatatttaatctaagtaagatgaaaatttatttttaagaattaataactaaagcttgtaaagaaaatatataaaaaattaaataaggtggacgatatttttataaactaacaacttattcttagaaattatgcaatgcatattattttgaatatgacAAATTAAACAAtgaataagaaataatctcatcATAACAAATTCCAGCATAACTTTTCTTAGTATAACTAATTCCAAAAcaacttgtattcaaaccaagTGACCCTTTAGTGATAGATTTGGAGATCAAGAAAACGAGAAAGAAAAGGGTCGTGAATGAACGATCAAAGATCAAATAAGATTGTTTAACCATGGGTTAATGCTCATGAGATGGGGTAGCAGTTGTTGGCGATGGGGACGTGAGAGAGGAGTGAGGATGCAAATGGTATGTGGGATAGACTACTAATTGCATTAGGGTAGCAATTAAAGAGGTATCAGGAGTGTCGAAAGATAATTTTGGTAGGCATCAAGGGTATTGATAGTGGGATGGAAAAGTTCAAGGGAAGgtgtggaagcaaagaagatggtgTATGTGAAGTTGATGGAGAGTATGGATGAAGAGGAACAACAAAcgaaataggaaaaattataaaatgGCAAGGAAGAAAGCAAAGTTAGCAGTTAcgacaacaaaaataacaattttGAATGTTTATATGTAGACCTTGAGAACAAAGATGGTGATAATTAAGAAGTTGTATAGTATAGCCAAGGCCAGAGAGATAAAGGTCTGTAACCTGGACCAAGTGAAATGCTTCAAGCATAAGGATTGCAAAGTGCTGATGGAGGACACACTTATTAGAGGAAGATGCTagtgatatttttataaactttaaataaagaAGGGGACAAGGACATTGTGTTTGGAGTTTTGGAATAGTCCATGAGGCATTGCAATTTTGAATATTGTAGTGTATACATATTGAAGAGGTTAAGAGGTTTATTCTTAGAATGCGTATGGGGAGAGCGTTCAGATCGAATGAGATTCTAATAGAGTTTAGAAAAATCATAGACATGACAAGTGTGGAATTTATGATCGAGTTCTTTAATGTTATTCTTAGGACGACAATGATGTTAAAGGAATGGAGATGGAGTATGATGATCCCGTTGTAAAAGAATAAGGATGACATTCAAAATTACAATAACTATATGGGTATTAAACTACTAAGCCACATTATGAAAGTTTAGGAAAGGGTTTTGGAACAAAGGATGAGGAGGGACCTATATGtttttgaaaatcaatttgGATTCATATTGGGGCGATCAATTACAGAAGACATTCATCTACTTAGGAGACTGGTGgaacaatataaaaaaagagGGAGAAATCAACATATGAtgttcatcgacctagaaaaagCTTATGAAAAAATTTCGAGAGAGGTTCCACGGAGATGCCTGGAGGCTAAAGGCATTTTCATACAATAGAGCGAATAAgaacatgtatgatggagccaAGATCCATATAAGGACATATATAGTGACTTAGAGTATTTCCCAGTTGAAACGGGGTTGTGTAAGGATATCTTtttgtccatttttatttgctttggtaattgatgaattgatttaGCGTATccaaggtgaggtgccttggtgtatgttatttgttGATGACATAGTTCATATAGACCAAACTTGTAGCGGAGTTAGCACTAAGATTAAGGTTTGACTATAAATTCTGGAGTCTAAAGGACTTAATTTGAGCAGAACCAAGACaaaatacttggagtgcaagtTCAATgacttgacttatgaggataCTGTGAATGTCAGACTTGATTAATAGGTTATCTAAGAAAGAAAACTTTAAGTACCTTTGGTTTATTATCCAGAGTGATGGAAAAATTGATGAGAATGTCACACATTTTATAAATGTACGATTGATGAAATGGAGACTCACATCCAGAGTTTTATATGATAAGAAGGTACCATCAAAACTTAAAGAAAAGTTCTATAGAGTGATAGTTAGACCAGACAATCAAGAACTCATATGTTCAGAAGCTGAAAGTTGAGGATATGAGAATGTTAAAGTGGATGTGTTGGCACATTAGGAGCTATAAAATTATGAATGAGGATATCTAAGTGAGACTTAGATAGTTTGTTCATGTAAAAAGGAGATGCACAGATGCACTAGTGCAGATGTGTgataagttggttatgaatgGTTATATGAGCTGCGCAAAGGTAAGTCAGAGAAGTATTGAGGGGAGGTGATTAGGTAGTTGCGGGTTGTCTTGCTTAGTCTTTCATACTAGTAGTTGTAGTATTACTCTACAAATTTCTTGTTTTATGTTTCTACTACTATTGACTATTTCTAACACTTcgattattgtattattttatggcAGTGTTCCATTTTTAGCATGTGTTGTCAAGCTTTCTTTAGCATTTTGTCTTTAACTTGTTCACTTTCgttgtttcttctttcaaactgctttgtattatttttacttGAGTCGAAGGTTTACCGAAAATAAACTCTCTACTTTGTAAGGATAAGTCTAGGCACACACTATTTTTCccacactactaaaaaactgccAAAAAGCGACGCAAAAAAGCCATGGACTGATCGctttttttgtcaaaattgaTGGAAAAGCGATGCAGTCACTgccgtcgctttt
This Solanum dulcamara chromosome 1, daSolDulc1.2, whole genome shotgun sequence DNA region includes the following protein-coding sequences:
- the LOC129900094 gene encoding NADP-dependent malic enzyme, chloroplastic yields the protein MFSFNATTFTNNSLSGVSRCLTQSSRRVSAPMVVASVSSNGKPGDRNVSVLVENALTESPAPVEMDIKSTVTGGVGDVYGEDSATEDQSITPWTLSVASGFSLLRNPHYNKGLSFSERERDTHYLRGLLPPVVISHDLQVKKMMNSIRKYDVPLQRYMAMMDLQEMNERLFYKLLIDNVEELLPIVYTPTVGEACQKYGTIFRRPQGLFISLKEKGKIHEVLKNWPEKKIQVIVVTDGERILGLGDLGCQGMGIPVGKLSLYTALGGIRPSACLPVTIDVGTNNENLLNDEFYIGLRQRRATGQEYAELLDEFMYAVKQNYGEKVLIQFEDFANHNAFDLLAKYGTSHLVFNDDIQGTASVVLAGLMAALNLVGGTLAEHTFLFLGAGEAGTGIAELIALEMSKQTGIPLEETRKKIWMVDSKGLIVKSRMEMLQHFKRPWAHDHEPVKELVNAVKSIKPTVLIGSSGAGRTFTKEVVQAMATFNEKPIIFALSNPTSQSECTAEEAYTWSEGRAIFASGSPFAPVEYKGKVYASGQANNAYIFPGFGLGLIISGAIRVHDDMLLVASEALAEQVSQENFEKGLIYPPFSNIRKISAHIAAKVAAKAYELGLATRLPEPKDLVAYAESCMYSPAYRSYR